Proteins co-encoded in one Streptomyces sp. SLBN-31 genomic window:
- a CDS encoding DUF397 domain-containing protein, translating to MSFIDCHVYNGMPASDLGEQGWESPWSGPNGGQCVQTKQLADGRVALRQSTDPAGPALIYTPEEIAAFVAGVKRGLADHLATG from the coding sequence ATGAGCTTCATCGACTGTCACGTGTACAACGGCATGCCCGCGTCGGACCTCGGCGAGCAGGGCTGGGAGTCGCCCTGGAGCGGCCCCAACGGCGGACAGTGCGTGCAGACGAAGCAGCTGGCCGACGGCCGCGTGGCCCTGCGCCAGTCGACCGACCCGGCCGGGCCCGCCCTCATCTACACCCCGGAGGAGATCGCCGCGTTCGTCGCCGGCGTCAAGCGGGGCCTGGCCGACCATCTGGCCACCGGCTGA
- a CDS encoding OsmC family protein, with amino-acid sequence MAGIAPETSTTVPVRDFGHVIDVTHVDGDAYAVDVRDHRLLVDQPLDAGGTDTAPTPTELFAASLATCVAFYAGRFLHRHGLAQTGLRVRAEFTMAPDRPARVDAVRIVVSPPPGLPPERLPALSAVVSHCTVHNTLRQPPEIAIKVVP; translated from the coding sequence ATGGCAGGAATCGCGCCGGAGACGTCCACGACAGTTCCCGTGCGGGACTTCGGGCACGTCATCGACGTCACCCATGTCGACGGGGACGCCTACGCCGTCGACGTCCGCGACCACCGCCTCCTGGTCGACCAGCCGCTGGACGCGGGCGGGACCGACACCGCGCCGACCCCGACCGAACTGTTCGCCGCTTCCCTGGCCACCTGCGTCGCCTTCTACGCGGGGCGCTTCCTGCACCGGCACGGACTGGCGCAGACCGGGCTGCGGGTGCGGGCCGAGTTCACGATGGCGCCCGACCGGCCGGCCCGGGTCGACGCCGTACGCATCGTCGTGTCCCCGCCGCCGGGGCTGCCCCCGGAACGGCTGCCCGCGCTGTCGGCCGTCGTCTCGCACTGCACCGTCCACAACACCCTGCGGCAGCCGCCCGAGATCGCCATCAAGGTGGTGCCGTGA
- a CDS encoding acetolactate synthase large subunit, with the protein MNGAHAVARTLLECGVEICFANPGTSELHFVAALDDEAALRAVPCLFEGVATGAADGWGRMTGRPAATLLHLGPGLGNGLANLHNARRAHTPLVNLVGDHAGFHKKYDAPLESDVDALAGTVSGWVRRCEDAATAAGDVAEAVAAAGGAPGQVATVILPADVSWSDGARPAPPVAVRPPATVPERTVAEVAQALGSGEPAAILLGGPATREPALRAAARIAAATGARLLCETFPARLERGAGLPAVERLGYLAEGAMAQLRDVRHLVLAGAREPVSFFAHPGLPGLLAAEDCRIHTLATAADDAAAALGRLSDIVAAGAVPVLQAAERPAEPSGALTAESAAAAVGALLPEGAIVVDEANTSGLWLPGATAGAPRHDWLTLTGGAIGQGLPLAAGAALACPDRPVLCLEADGSAMYTVSALWTHAREGLDITTVIFSNSAYAILKMESQRLGTSADGPARRDLLDLSRPRLDFVALARGMGVPATRATTAEDFTAQLRTALAEPGPHLIEADVPPLF; encoded by the coding sequence GTGAACGGTGCCCATGCCGTGGCCCGCACCCTCCTGGAGTGCGGCGTCGAGATCTGCTTCGCCAACCCCGGCACCTCCGAACTGCACTTCGTGGCCGCCCTGGACGACGAGGCCGCCCTGCGGGCCGTGCCCTGTCTGTTCGAGGGGGTGGCCACCGGCGCAGCCGATGGCTGGGGCCGGATGACGGGCCGGCCGGCGGCCACCCTGCTGCACCTCGGGCCCGGCCTGGGCAACGGCCTGGCCAACCTGCACAACGCCCGCCGCGCGCACACCCCGCTGGTCAACCTGGTCGGCGACCACGCCGGCTTCCACAAGAAGTACGACGCCCCGCTGGAGTCGGACGTCGACGCCCTGGCCGGGACGGTGTCCGGCTGGGTGCGCCGCTGCGAGGACGCCGCCACGGCCGCGGGCGACGTGGCCGAGGCGGTGGCCGCAGCCGGCGGCGCACCCGGGCAGGTGGCCACGGTGATCCTGCCCGCCGACGTCTCCTGGTCGGACGGCGCCCGGCCCGCGCCGCCCGTGGCCGTCCGGCCGCCCGCCACCGTGCCCGAGCGGACCGTCGCGGAGGTCGCGCAGGCGCTGGGCAGCGGTGAGCCGGCCGCGATCCTCCTCGGGGGTCCCGCCACTCGCGAACCGGCGCTGCGGGCAGCGGCCCGGATTGCCGCCGCCACCGGCGCCCGGCTGCTGTGCGAGACGTTCCCGGCGCGCCTGGAGCGTGGCGCGGGTCTGCCGGCCGTGGAGCGGCTCGGCTATCTCGCGGAGGGAGCGATGGCGCAGCTCCGCGACGTGCGGCACCTGGTGCTGGCCGGTGCCCGTGAGCCGGTGTCGTTCTTCGCCCATCCCGGTCTGCCTGGTCTGCTGGCGGCCGAAGACTGCCGTATCCACACGCTGGCGACGGCCGCCGACGACGCGGCGGCGGCCCTCGGCCGACTGTCCGACATCGTGGCCGCGGGCGCGGTGCCGGTGCTCCAGGCCGCCGAGCGGCCCGCGGAGCCGTCCGGTGCGCTGACCGCCGAGAGCGCGGCGGCCGCCGTCGGCGCTCTGCTGCCGGAGGGCGCGATCGTGGTCGACGAGGCCAACACCTCCGGACTCTGGCTGCCCGGCGCCACCGCGGGCGCGCCCCGGCACGACTGGCTGACCCTCACCGGCGGCGCCATCGGCCAGGGCCTGCCGCTCGCCGCGGGCGCAGCGCTCGCCTGCCCGGACCGGCCGGTGCTGTGCCTGGAGGCCGACGGCAGCGCGATGTACACGGTCTCCGCGCTGTGGACGCATGCCCGTGAGGGCCTGGACATCACCACGGTGATCTTCTCCAACAGCGCGTACGCGATTCTGAAGATGGAGTCGCAGCGGCTCGGCACGAGCGCGGACGGGCCTGCCCGCCGTGATCTGCTCGACCTGTCCCGTCCCCGCCTGGACTTCGTCGCCCTGGCCCGGGGCATGGGCGTGCCCGCCACCCGGGCGACGACCGCCGAGGACTTCACCGCCCAGTTGCGTACGGCTCTCGCCGAGCCCGGTCCGCACCTCATCGAGGCGGACGTCCCCCCGCTGTTCTGA
- a CDS encoding FAD-binding oxidoreductase, with protein MTDTGALLAKVVGAEHVLSGEGVPAEYGHDESLTAVARTPAYLVRPATADEVSQVVAVAAARRIAVTARGSGTGLCGACVPRADGVVVSFERMNRIVEIDSDNHVAVAQAGVTLAELDERTAASRLCYPVRPGEQGASVGGTVNTNAGGMHAVRHGVTRHHVLGVEAVLASGEIVRSGGKYVKTSTGYDLTQLIVGSEGTLALVTEAVLRLRPRAEHRATVLAPFGSAEEVSRAVPRLLAGGVDPLALEYVDMLTMAAMTERQELALGIPEQVRRTALGYLVVVLEERFAERLEADVERLGEQLLGLGAADVYVLPAAAARDLMEARERAFWASKAAGADEVVDIVVPRAALPRLFAEADVIARDSASVITGCGHAGDGNVHLAVFQPDPERRAAVLRGLFRAGAELGGAISGEHGIGTTKKRYFLELEDPAKVELMRRIKHAFDPDGILNPGILFD; from the coding sequence ATGACCGACACCGGAGCGCTGCTGGCCAAGGTGGTGGGGGCGGAGCACGTCCTGAGCGGGGAGGGTGTTCCGGCGGAGTACGGGCACGACGAGTCGCTGACCGCCGTGGCCCGGACGCCCGCGTATCTGGTGCGCCCGGCCACGGCGGACGAGGTGTCGCAGGTGGTGGCGGTCGCCGCGGCGCGGCGGATCGCGGTGACGGCCCGCGGGTCGGGTACCGGTCTGTGCGGCGCGTGCGTGCCGCGCGCGGACGGAGTCGTCGTCTCGTTCGAGCGGATGAACCGGATCGTCGAGATCGACAGCGACAACCACGTCGCCGTCGCCCAGGCCGGCGTGACCCTGGCCGAACTGGACGAGCGCACCGCCGCGTCCAGGCTGTGCTATCCCGTGCGCCCCGGTGAGCAGGGGGCGTCGGTCGGCGGGACCGTCAACACCAACGCCGGTGGCATGCACGCCGTCCGGCACGGTGTGACCCGTCACCACGTCCTCGGTGTAGAGGCCGTCCTCGCGTCCGGCGAGATCGTGCGCAGCGGCGGCAAGTACGTGAAGACCAGTACCGGCTACGACCTCACCCAGCTGATCGTCGGTTCGGAGGGCACCCTGGCCCTGGTGACCGAGGCGGTCCTGCGGCTGCGTCCCCGGGCGGAGCACCGCGCGACGGTACTGGCGCCGTTCGGCTCGGCCGAGGAGGTCTCGCGCGCGGTGCCGCGGCTGCTGGCCGGGGGCGTCGATCCGCTGGCCCTGGAATACGTCGACATGCTCACGATGGCGGCCATGACCGAACGGCAGGAGCTGGCCCTCGGCATTCCCGAGCAGGTCCGCCGCACCGCCCTGGGCTATCTCGTCGTGGTCCTGGAAGAGCGCTTCGCCGAGCGGCTGGAGGCCGACGTGGAACGGCTGGGCGAGCAGTTGCTCGGCCTGGGTGCGGCCGACGTCTACGTGCTGCCCGCGGCCGCCGCGCGGGATCTGATGGAGGCCCGTGAGCGGGCGTTCTGGGCGTCGAAGGCGGCCGGCGCCGACGAGGTCGTGGACATCGTCGTCCCCCGGGCCGCGCTGCCGAGGCTGTTCGCCGAGGCGGACGTCATCGCCCGGGACAGCGCGTCGGTCATCACCGGCTGCGGGCACGCCGGCGACGGCAACGTGCACCTGGCCGTCTTCCAGCCGGACCCCGAGCGGCGTGCGGCGGTGCTGCGCGGGCTGTTCCGGGCCGGTGCGGAACTGGGCGGCGCGATCTCCGGCGAGCACGGCATCGGTACGACGAAGAAGAGGTACTTCCTCGAACTGGAGGACCCCGCCAAGGTGGAGCTGATGCGCCGCATCAAGCACGCCTTCGACCCCGACGGGATCCTCAACCCGGGGATCCTCTTCGACTGA
- a CDS encoding helix-turn-helix transcriptional regulator — protein MSEGRQGTGGNSAPTVLRMILGRRLQERRQGAGVSLEAAAKALRVTPLTIRRLEKAEVGLRPLYVELLLQAYGADRQEIDEFVVLAERANEPGWWHTYRDVLPSWFSAYVSLETGARTLRTYEPHYVTGLLQTPAYARGVLGGGFPNDSDEDLDRRVDLRLRRQSLLERADAPTLWVVMEEAVLHRVVGGPEVMREQIERLLEVSELAHVSVDVVPFTAGAHVGACAPFTYFRFEAPELPDIVYTEVLSGAMYLDQRSDVVAHLEAHNRMSLLTSDSDSRALLNRMRKEY, from the coding sequence GTGAGCGAAGGCCGTCAGGGCACGGGTGGCAACAGTGCCCCCACCGTGCTGCGCATGATCCTCGGCCGTCGGCTGCAGGAGCGTCGGCAGGGTGCGGGCGTCTCACTGGAGGCGGCCGCCAAGGCGCTGCGCGTCACGCCCCTCACCATCCGCCGCCTGGAGAAGGCGGAGGTGGGGCTGCGCCCCCTGTACGTGGAGCTGCTGCTGCAGGCGTACGGGGCCGACCGGCAGGAGATCGACGAGTTCGTCGTCCTCGCCGAGCGGGCCAACGAGCCCGGTTGGTGGCACACCTACCGCGATGTGCTGCCCAGTTGGTTCAGCGCCTACGTGAGCCTGGAGACGGGTGCCAGGACGCTGCGCACCTACGAGCCGCACTACGTCACCGGACTGCTGCAGACGCCCGCGTACGCGCGCGGGGTGCTCGGCGGCGGCTTCCCGAACGACAGCGACGAGGACCTCGACCGGCGTGTGGACCTGCGGCTGCGCCGGCAGAGCCTGCTGGAGAGAGCCGACGCGCCCACGCTGTGGGTGGTGATGGAGGAGGCCGTGCTGCACCGGGTGGTGGGCGGCCCAGAGGTGATGCGGGAGCAGATCGAGCGGTTACTGGAGGTCTCGGAGCTGGCGCACGTCAGCGTCGACGTCGTGCCGTTCACCGCGGGCGCCCATGTCGGGGCGTGCGCGCCGTTCACCTACTTCCGCTTCGAGGCCCCGGAGCTGCCGGACATCGTCTACACCGAGGTCCTCTCGGGCGCGATGTACCTGGACCAGCGCTCCGACGTCGTGGCGCATCTCGAGGCGCACAACCGCATGTCCCTGCTGACCTCGGACTCCGACAGCAGGGCACTCCTGAACCGCATGCGCAAGGAGTACTAA
- a CDS encoding TusE/DsrC/DsvC family sulfur relay protein, whose translation MPTATYDGTLVPVDDEGFFTEPERWTEPMGEQIAKELGIDTLTDRHWTVIRFMREQYAAKGTGPTVRVLGKTSGVSVKELYQLFPKGPAKTAAKIAGIPKPRGCI comes from the coding sequence ATGCCCACCGCCACCTATGACGGCACCCTCGTGCCGGTCGACGACGAGGGCTTCTTCACCGAGCCCGAGCGGTGGACCGAGCCCATGGGCGAGCAGATCGCCAAGGAACTCGGCATCGACACCCTGACCGACCGGCACTGGACGGTCATCCGCTTCATGCGCGAGCAGTACGCCGCCAAGGGCACCGGGCCCACCGTGCGGGTGCTGGGCAAGACCTCCGGCGTGAGCGTCAAGGAGCTCTACCAGCTCTTCCCCAAGGGACCGGCGAAGACCGCCGCGAAGATCGCCGGTATCCCCAAGCCCCGCGGCTGCATCTGA
- a CDS encoding SAM-dependent methyltransferase — MTNSHAARDIDTSRPHSARMYDYYLGGKDHFEIDERAGEQVAGVFPAIYVCARENRAFMHRATRVLAREHGIRQWLDIGTGIPTEPNLHQVAQSVVPDARVVYADNDPLVLKYAERLMRSTSEGRTTYIHADFTEPDTILNAPELAEALDLTQPVALSLNALLHFIPDAWGPYDIVARLMDALPSGSALAISHCTPDFDPETWRKLVDIYISSGTQVQVRSKDEFARFFEGFELLEPGVSVGHRWRPDGASDATDAEVSLWTAVGIKP, encoded by the coding sequence ATGACCAACTCCCACGCCGCGCGGGACATCGACACCAGCAGGCCGCACTCCGCCCGGATGTACGACTACTACCTCGGCGGCAAGGACCACTTCGAGATCGACGAGCGGGCCGGTGAGCAGGTCGCCGGTGTCTTCCCGGCGATCTACGTGTGTGCCCGCGAGAACCGGGCGTTCATGCACCGTGCCACCCGGGTCCTCGCCCGGGAGCACGGCATCCGGCAGTGGCTGGACATCGGCACCGGTATCCCGACCGAGCCCAACCTGCACCAGGTCGCCCAGTCGGTGGTCCCCGACGCCCGGGTGGTGTACGCGGACAACGACCCGCTGGTCCTCAAGTACGCCGAACGCCTCATGCGCAGCACGAGCGAGGGCCGTACCACCTACATCCACGCCGACTTCACCGAGCCCGACACCATCCTGAACGCGCCCGAGCTGGCCGAGGCGCTGGACCTGACGCAGCCGGTGGCGCTGTCCCTCAACGCGCTGCTGCACTTCATCCCGGACGCGTGGGGCCCGTACGACATCGTGGCCCGGCTGATGGACGCCCTGCCGTCGGGCAGCGCGCTGGCCATCAGTCACTGCACGCCGGACTTCGACCCGGAGACCTGGCGGAAGCTGGTGGACATCTACATCAGCTCCGGCACGCAGGTGCAGGTGCGGTCCAAGGACGAGTTCGCCCGCTTCTTCGAGGGGTTCGAGCTGCTGGAGCCCGGTGTCAGCGTGGGCCACCGCTGGCGCCCGGACGGCGCGAGCGACGCGACGGACGCCGAGGTCAGCCTGTGGACGGCCGTGGGGATCAAGCCGTAG
- a CDS encoding PP2C family protein-serine/threonine phosphatase — protein sequence MSQPRGRPPTRKGTTLRNEPRSSADDTPAVLPSPRRSAFSPAADAIGSELDLRLTGSHVVHALTPGFCDAASVYLLERWRREESAYAVADPPQREARRLAVRVGTDAPETWEGVLPVGEVIVFPRGTPYARALTDGHAQLLDTVDAHTSERLKASADGDERIHRLLQVGSFLVVPLRLRSDAIGFVACTRGPERGPFTTADVAAVESLAARAAVALDNARRYERERRTALAIRNSLLPGAVQEVEGCRIAHGSLPAGQGTVIGGDWSDVLRRPGERVSLIVGDAMGHGPESAVAMIQLRTAVRTLAGLDIPAAELIRRLDALASETPGASFATCIYAEWDARLRTCTLVGAGHPPPLLRGADGRTAPVQLVGAGLPLGLGAGSYEPTVLEVAQPSVLVLYSDGLVESREDDIDHGIARLAGAVDEAALAPPGAVDDVLSAVCRQLLHAPTGPGGGDDRTLLLAELTPAKD from the coding sequence TTGTCACAGCCGCGCGGCCGGCCCCCCACCCGGAAAGGCACGACCCTGCGGAACGAACCGCGCAGCTCCGCCGACGACACCCCCGCCGTCCTGCCGTCGCCCCGCCGGTCGGCCTTCTCTCCTGCGGCGGACGCCATCGGCTCCGAACTCGACCTGCGCTTGACGGGCAGTCATGTCGTACACGCCCTGACACCCGGGTTCTGCGACGCCGCGTCCGTGTACCTGCTGGAGCGCTGGCGGCGCGAGGAGAGCGCGTACGCCGTCGCCGACCCGCCCCAGCGGGAGGCCCGTCGGCTGGCGGTGCGCGTGGGCACGGACGCGCCCGAGACCTGGGAGGGCGTGCTGCCGGTCGGCGAGGTGATCGTCTTCCCGCGCGGGACGCCGTACGCCCGTGCCCTCACCGACGGGCATGCGCAACTGCTGGACACCGTCGACGCGCACACGTCCGAGCGGCTGAAGGCCTCGGCGGACGGCGACGAGCGCATCCACCGGCTGCTGCAGGTGGGGTCCTTCCTGGTGGTGCCGCTGCGGTTGCGCAGCGACGCGATCGGTTTCGTGGCCTGCACCCGCGGCCCGGAGCGCGGGCCGTTCACCACCGCGGACGTGGCGGCCGTGGAGTCGCTGGCCGCCCGAGCCGCCGTAGCGCTCGACAACGCGCGCCGCTACGAGCGCGAGCGCCGCACCGCCCTGGCCATCCGCAACAGTCTGCTGCCCGGCGCGGTCCAGGAGGTCGAGGGCTGCCGCATCGCCCACGGCTCGCTGCCGGCCGGGCAGGGCACGGTCATCGGCGGCGACTGGTCCGACGTGCTGCGGCGGCCGGGCGAGCGGGTCAGTCTGATCGTCGGGGACGCGATGGGGCACGGCCCGGAGTCCGCGGTCGCGATGATCCAGCTGCGCACCGCGGTCCGCACTCTGGCGGGCCTGGACATCCCCGCCGCGGAACTCATACGACGCCTGGACGCCCTCGCCAGCGAAACCCCGGGCGCCTCCTTCGCGACCTGCATCTACGCCGAGTGGGACGCGCGTCTGCGCACCTGCACCCTGGTGGGCGCCGGGCACCCTCCCCCACTGCTGCGCGGCGCGGACGGCCGGACCGCGCCGGTGCAACTCGTCGGCGCCGGCCTGCCCCTCGGGCTGGGCGCCGGCAGTTACGAGCCGACCGTGCTGGAGGTGGCGCAGCCCAGCGTGCTGGTCCTCTACAGCGACGGCCTGGTGGAATCCCGCGAGGACGACATCGACCACGGGATCGCACGGCTGGCCGGTGCCGTGGACGAGGCCGCGCTCGCGCCGCCGGGCGCCGTCGACGACGTACTGTCCGCCGTGTGCCGGCAGTTGCTGCACGCCCCCACCGGCCCGGGCGGCGGCGACGACCGCACTCTGCTGCTCGCCGAGCTGACGCCCGCGAAGGACTGA
- a CDS encoding nitroreductase family deazaflavin-dependent oxidoreductase: MPFPRLLSRRLRGSVNRTTLHLAGHLAFADLEHVGRRTGTVRHTPLRAFRTGDTVVVGINFGRESDWLRNIRASGGGRMRLGGQWLTLGAPRIVPVKKGVRDMPWLFGAALRYVVRTKECVELPVVGEEGSEPPP, translated from the coding sequence GTGCCCTTTCCCCGGCTGCTGAGCCGCCGGCTGCGCGGCAGCGTCAACAGGACGACCCTGCACCTCGCCGGTCACCTCGCCTTCGCCGACCTCGAACACGTCGGCCGCCGCACCGGCACCGTGCGCCACACACCGCTGCGCGCGTTCCGTACGGGGGACACGGTCGTGGTCGGCATCAACTTCGGTCGTGAATCGGACTGGTTGCGCAACATCCGCGCATCCGGCGGTGGCCGGATGCGGCTGGGCGGCCAGTGGCTGACGCTCGGCGCTCCGCGGATCGTGCCCGTCAAGAAGGGCGTACGGGACATGCCGTGGCTGTTCGGCGCCGCGCTGCGCTACGTGGTGCGGACGAAGGAGTGCGTGGAACTGCCCGTGGTCGGCGAGGAGGGATCGGAACCACCGCCATGA
- a CDS encoding NAD(P)/FAD-dependent oxidoreductase gives MGKHIVILGSGTAGTMTANRLRRAYDESELRITVVDQDDSHVYQPGLLFVPFGLAQPHALVRSRPHQLHDGVDYRRARIDRVDLDARTVYFAVGGWIAYDVLVVATGARLLPEETEGLTGPGWGENVLTFYDLPGAVGLHHALERFEGGRVVVDVADMPVKCPVAPLEFAFLADWYFQRRGIRDRVELTYATPLDGAFTKPVAAKALSGLLERKGIELVTEFTLGEVDGKGGRLVSYDEREVPFDLAVVVPLHGGAEYVERSPGLGDELGFVPVDPHTLQLPDRPEVFAIGDAAGLSASKAGSVAHFEGEVLVRNIGRFLAGQPLDGSFDGHANCFVETGFHRALLIDFNYDTEPLPGHFPGPVGLPLMKESHAAHLGKLAFEWLYWHSLLPGRELPGIGSAMPERGKIHLPA, from the coding sequence ATGGGTAAACACATCGTGATTCTCGGAAGCGGCACCGCGGGCACCATGACCGCCAACCGGCTGCGCCGCGCGTACGACGAGAGTGAACTGCGGATCACGGTCGTCGACCAGGACGACAGCCACGTCTACCAGCCGGGACTGCTGTTCGTGCCGTTCGGGCTCGCCCAGCCGCACGCCCTGGTCCGCTCCCGGCCGCACCAGCTGCACGACGGCGTCGACTACCGGCGGGCCCGCATCGACCGGGTCGATCTCGACGCGCGGACGGTGTACTTCGCGGTCGGCGGCTGGATCGCCTACGACGTCCTCGTGGTCGCCACCGGCGCCCGGCTGCTCCCGGAGGAGACCGAGGGGCTGACCGGCCCCGGCTGGGGCGAGAACGTCCTCACCTTCTACGACCTGCCGGGCGCCGTCGGCCTGCACCACGCGCTGGAGCGCTTCGAGGGCGGCCGTGTCGTCGTCGACGTGGCGGACATGCCGGTCAAGTGCCCGGTCGCACCCCTGGAGTTCGCCTTCCTCGCCGACTGGTACTTCCAGCGCCGCGGCATCAGGGACCGCGTCGAGCTGACGTACGCCACCCCGCTGGACGGGGCGTTCACCAAGCCGGTCGCGGCCAAGGCGCTCAGCGGACTGCTGGAGCGCAAGGGCATCGAGCTGGTCACCGAGTTCACGCTCGGCGAGGTCGACGGCAAGGGCGGCCGGCTGGTGTCGTACGACGAACGGGAGGTGCCCTTCGACCTGGCCGTCGTCGTGCCGCTGCACGGCGGTGCCGAGTACGTCGAGCGCTCGCCCGGCCTGGGCGACGAGCTGGGCTTCGTGCCGGTCGACCCGCACACCCTGCAACTTCCCGACCGGCCCGAGGTGTTCGCCATCGGTGACGCGGCCGGGCTGTCGGCCTCCAAGGCCGGTTCGGTGGCCCATTTCGAGGGCGAGGTGCTGGTGCGCAACATCGGCCGCTTCCTCGCCGGCCAGCCCCTGGACGGCTCCTTCGACGGGCACGCCAACTGCTTCGTGGAGACCGGCTTCCACAGGGCCCTGCTGATCGACTTCAACTACGACACCGAGCCACTGCCCGGCCACTTCCCCGGCCCGGTGGGCCTGCCGCTGATGAAGGAGTCGCACGCCGCCCATCTCGGCAAGCTCGCCTTCGAGTGGCTGTACTGGCACAGCCTGCTGCCCGGCCGGGAGCTGCCCGGCATCGGCTCGGCGATGCCCGAGCGCGGCAAGATCCACCTTCCTGCCTGA
- a CDS encoding ATP-binding protein produces MSPHLTSSPQLLDVANPDRTHWLELPAHRSSVRVARRSIGARLTAWRLPAALSEDAVLLLSELATNAVRHTLSARILCGIGFVSDVCLRLEVHDHDYSGSELPLREAGPEDEGGRGLLLVEQLADAWGVDRSRLTGGNAVWANLTA; encoded by the coding sequence GTGTCCCCCCACCTGACATCGTCACCGCAGCTGTTAGACGTGGCGAACCCCGACCGTACGCACTGGCTCGAGCTGCCCGCCCACCGCTCCAGCGTGAGAGTGGCCCGCCGCTCCATCGGCGCCCGCCTCACCGCCTGGCGGCTGCCGGCCGCGCTGAGCGAGGACGCGGTGCTGCTGCTGTCCGAACTGGCCACCAACGCCGTGCGCCACACGCTCAGCGCGCGGATCCTGTGCGGCATCGGCTTCGTCAGCGACGTGTGCCTGCGCCTGGAGGTGCACGACCACGACTACTCGGGCAGCGAACTGCCGCTCCGCGAGGCGGGCCCCGAGGACGAGGGCGGACGCGGGCTGCTCCTGGTCGAACAGCTCGCCGACGCCTGGGGGGTGGACCGCTCCAGACTCACCGGCGGCAACGCCGTGTGGGCGAACCTGACGGCCTGA
- a CDS encoding SAM-dependent methyltransferase, whose amino-acid sequence MTDSDRASVARMYDAMLGGEHNFAIDREAVAAVTAIDPQVRMLARANRAFLGRAVRHLVGEGVRQFIDLGSGIPTQGNVHEVAQAASPGARVVYVDKDPVAIAHSTSLLADNPDADIVDADIRRPADVLSAPQLRKLIDFDQPVAVLMVAILHFVTPEEDPAGIVAAYRDALPEGGWLALSHATNQDRPRTAAAVTQLYNSRATSQVATRSHDEILGFFDGFDLAEPGLVHVPLWRPDPRDQVPDNPCEYWVYAGVGRKNA is encoded by the coding sequence GTGACCGATTCCGACAGGGCCAGTGTCGCGCGCATGTACGACGCGATGCTGGGCGGAGAGCACAATTTCGCCATCGACCGGGAGGCGGTCGCGGCCGTCACGGCCATCGATCCCCAGGTGCGCATGCTCGCCCGGGCCAACCGCGCCTTCCTCGGCCGGGCCGTGCGCCACCTCGTCGGAGAAGGGGTGCGGCAGTTCATCGACCTCGGCTCGGGCATCCCGACCCAGGGCAACGTGCACGAGGTGGCCCAGGCGGCCAGCCCCGGGGCCCGCGTGGTCTACGTCGACAAGGACCCCGTGGCCATCGCCCACAGCACCTCACTGCTGGCGGACAACCCGGACGCCGACATCGTCGACGCCGACATACGCCGCCCGGCCGACGTCCTGTCCGCGCCCCAGCTGCGCAAGCTGATCGACTTCGACCAGCCGGTCGCGGTGCTGATGGTCGCGATCCTGCACTTCGTCACGCCCGAGGAGGACCCGGCCGGCATCGTCGCCGCCTACCGGGACGCGCTGCCCGAGGGCGGCTGGCTGGCCCTGTCCCACGCCACGAACCAGGACCGCCCGCGAACGGCCGCCGCGGTGACGCAGCTGTACAACTCCCGGGCCACCTCGCAGGTCGCCACCCGCTCCCACGACGAGATCCTCGGCTTCTTCGACGGCTTCGACCTGGCCGAACCCGGCCTCGTCCACGTCCCGCTGTGGCGGCCGGATCCGCGGGACCAGGTCCCGGACAACCCCTGCGAGTACTGGGTGTACGCGGGAGTCGGCCGCAAGAACGCTTGA
- a CDS encoding DsrE/DsrF/DrsH-like family protein, with amino-acid sequence MADTATIEKVSIIVSKGSLEGIYPALIMANGARAEGIEADLFFTFFGLDAITKKRWEHIKLATVGNPGLHLPTLLGGMPGVPDLVTRYMERKMDKLDIPPIPEFIEMIADTGAGIYACKASVDLFELDKDDLVEQVQGIITVGEFYEHAAGGQIIFT; translated from the coding sequence ATGGCCGACACCGCCACGATCGAGAAGGTCTCGATCATTGTCTCCAAGGGGTCCCTGGAGGGGATCTACCCGGCCCTGATCATGGCCAACGGCGCCCGCGCCGAGGGCATCGAGGCCGATCTGTTCTTCACGTTCTTCGGGCTGGACGCGATCACGAAGAAGCGCTGGGAGCACATCAAGCTGGCCACCGTCGGCAACCCCGGCCTGCACCTGCCGACCCTGCTCGGCGGCATGCCCGGCGTACCCGACCTGGTCACCCGCTACATGGAACGCAAGATGGACAAGCTCGACATCCCGCCGATCCCCGAGTTCATCGAGATGATCGCCGACACCGGCGCGGGCATCTACGCCTGCAAGGCGTCCGTCGACCTCTTCGAACTCGACAAGGACGACCTGGTCGAGCAGGTCCAGGGCATCATCACCGTCGGCGAGTTCTACGAGCACGCCGCCGGCGGCCAGATCATCTTCACCTGA